The Oncorhynchus nerka isolate Pitt River linkage group LG11, Oner_Uvic_2.0, whole genome shotgun sequence genome includes the window ttattattttttactctaCTGGTCTCGGGAAGAAATTGCGTCCTCATTGTCAGAGACTGATTAAAAATGTATCTGACACCGGTCTCGAATACATCATGGTTGTGGGCCATGTTAGTAGTGCTTACTTTCCCAGGCATTAGTGATTTAAATCTTAAAGTAAAAACTGTGTTCAATATGGACTAAGTCTTCTCTTGTTTGGTCATGCCAGGCACATTAATCCCACTAGATGGAGACAGGCATTTGGAAAAGAAGACATTCTAACAGTAAACACTCAAGCCTGAAAGTAGGGTTTGGCATTCAGTGTTAAAATGTGTATTTTGGTGTGCTTTACACATTGTTGTGGTATTTCAATACAGACCTATTCCAGCACAGGTCAATTACATCATCACTCCCCTACACCCCTATTATAGCCTATGCCTCAAAAGTGCATATtctgtatttatttaactaggcgagttggttaagaaaaaaatattatttagaatgacggccaaacccggacgacgctgagccaattgtgcgtcaccctatgggactcccaatcacggccggttgtgatacacgTTTGGTCAGAGCATCCAGGCTGTATTGTGAGTTTGGCATTAGGCCTTATAAAGCTTACATGGCAATTGATCCACAGTTGACCTATAAATGAAATGACTGTAGCATGAATGTCCCTTTTTATTGCTGTTTCTTTGTGGTTCCCACAGTAACCCACCATTGAGTGAAGAAATGCTGCCCCCTGGTGACTGGATGTGTCATCGCTGCAATGTTCGTAGAAAGGTGAGTGTTCAAGAATATGTGAGGATGCTCACAACAGAGAGATGTTTTTATGCTTCAAATGTATTAACCTGTTAACACCTGTTTTCAATGTATCAATACGAGTCCAACTATTTAAACAACCCTGGTGGTGGGGAATACGGTCTGATCCTTGCTGGTCCCTGACTCTGCTATTTGACTCTCATCCCCAGAAGCGGGAGCAGAAGGCTGAGAGGACAAATGGcctgctggagagggagaggctctTCTCCAAGCGCTCCTCCCCTGCAGCTGAACTGGAGCGGGGcaccaccactattaccaccaccatgctgcgtCTGGACAGGCTGCCCCCCGGGGTCGGAGCAGCTGGACCCGGCCTGCGGGTGGCTGCCGTGCATCTCGAGCGTCTGGATCGCCTTGAGCGGCGGGCCAGCAGCCGCCCTGGCACGCCCACTTCCAACACCTCTTCCACGGACACGGACACCCCCTCGGAGGAGCAGAACGAGGTAGGCAAGGAGATGGCCAAGGCAGAGGAGGTGGAGGTCCGGGGCTCAGAATCTGAGCAagccaccaccacccctacttcCACACCACTGCTCCTCAAGAGGCCCTTCCAGCTGCTCATCGCCGCCGCCATGGAGCAGAACCCCTCGCAGTTCCAGCTGCCCAACGAACTCGCCTGCACCACCGCACTGCCAGGCAGCAGTAaacagaggaggaaagaggagctgATCATGAAGACTTTCAGAAGGCCACAGCATGAGATGGACCCCAACGGCCTCGTTCCTCTGCCAGTCAGGGTGTGCTTCTCCTGCACCAGGTATGACCTATCCTACCAATAATTAGTCAATCAAACCCACAATTTTGTCATTCCACATTATATCAACTAGGGCTGTTATGGTGACTGTATTACTGCCACACCGGAGGTCACGAGTCATaacggcagtcaaattccacattacCGTTTAGTCACGATAATTGGGCATCTCCAAGCTCCAATGCTGCTCATGGTCATTAGtaacctaccaaacttgctaactgccttgtactcagcactctattttctctctaatcactcatcaatgcaaatgtttaaaaaaaattgaatcAAACACTTTGTGATAGCTCATGTtacacaacatttctataggctatgcaattgtgaTGAGAAAAcacagtgatggcctctattaaaaagagctTTCTGCTTTCTATTATTTAATATATGTAAAGAAaatattaaatcaagaatagtgtcATGTTTGAccattagcctatcacttgtgaatgatgcccagcttgtGTGCAGTAAGGCAAGAAAGCCAAGAAACATTGCAGGCCTTTTTTTGTGCAACTTTTTCAAATCCTattcgcacacctcatgtagcctagctcataggcctatatgttttaataaggtttgtatcacacctcatgtagcctagcccataggcctatatgttttgataaggtttgtatcacacctcatgtagcctagctcataggcctatatgttttaataaggtttgtatcacacctcatgtagtctagctcataggcctatatgttttaataaggtttgtatcacacctcatgtagcctagctcataggcctatatgttttaataaggtttgtatcacacctcatgtagcctagctcataggcctatatgttttaataaggtttgtatcacacctcatgtagcctagctcataggcctatatgttttaataaggtttgtatcacacctcatgtagcctagcccataggcctatatgttttaataaggtttgtatcacaactaaagtggccaaataactcaaatttaagcacattaatccgctttacaatgGGTGAAGatcctaactggcatacatatgcAGCGTGTGTGTTTTGAGTTTAGGAAAGATAATTTTGACCATAAATGCctatttataataaaagcattacatgtatAATCGCATTTCTGGTCACTTTTGctaatggtgttttcccgctaatggaATATTTGCACTTACTGCAGTGCGCGTATTGCTGCGTGTATCTggagaaatagcctaatagtgtatcaacattttaagctaaatgttctgatctgttgcatcagcctctttgggtaaaaaaaatgttttttgtaATAATTTTGGCTCTATcccatcccacaactgtcccagactaagtttggaatatttatttcttgcATAGAATACAataccttgcaaaagtattcattccccttggcatttttcctattttgttgtcttacaacctgtaatttaaatggatttttatttggatttcatgtaatggacataggGCTGGGCGACATGGCCAAACTCTCATATCCCGATAACGATACATATCACGATATAGCACATTTTCTGTAAATTCAATGAATAAATAGTTTATATAAAATTACCacatgtaaaggcctatttctTATTACATATTAATGGTACTTACTCATTTGATCATTTATTTGATTAATTACCTTTAGAAGTCGCAtaattagattgcacacaggtggactttatttaactaagtgtcacatgatctcagtttatatacacctgttctgaaaggccccagagtctgcaacaccactaagcaagcagAGAGGCACCGCCAAGCAAGCAGAGAGGCACCGCCAAGCAAGCAGAGAGGCACCGCCAAGCAAGCAGAGAGGCACCGCCAAGCAAGCAGAGAGGCACCGCCAAGCAAGCAGAGAGGCACCGCCAAGCAAGCAGAGAGGCACCGCCAAGCAAGCAGAGAGGCACCGCCAAGCAAGCAGAGAGGCACCGCCAAGCAAGCAGAGAGGCACCGCCAAGCAAGCAGAGAGGCACCGCCAAGCAAGCAGAGAGGCACCGCCAAGCAAGCAGAGAGGCACCGCCAAGCAAGCAGAGAGGCACCGCCAAGCAAGCAGAGAGGCACCGCCAAGCAAGCAGAGAGGCACcttgaagaccaaggagctctccaaacaggtcagggacaaacttgtggagaagtacagatcagggttgggttagaaaaAAACTGAAcaccccacagagcaccatttaaatccattattaaaaaatgaaaagaataTCTCACCacaacctgccaagagagggctgcccaccaaaactcacggaccaggcaaggagggcattaatcagagaggcaacaaagataccaaagataaccctgaaggagctacaaagctccacagcggagattggagtatctatccataggaccactttaagccgtacactccagagAGTTGGGCTTTACGGAGGAGTGGCcagaaagaaataagcaaacacgtttggtgttcgtcaaaaggcatgtgggagactccaaaCATATgggagaaggtactctggtcagatgagtgtaaaatggagctttttggccatcttggaaaacgctatgtctggcacaaacccaacacctctcatccccACAGTGgagcatggtggcggcagcatcatgctgtggggatgttttccgtcagcagggactgggatactGGTCAGATttaaaggaatgatggatggcgcaaaaaacagggaaattcttgagggaaacctgtttcagtcttccagagatttgagactgggatggaggttcaccttccagtaggacaatgacccaaagcatactgtTAAAGCAacacgagtggtttaaggggaaacatttaattgtcttgaaatggcctagtcaatgcccagacctcaatccaattgagaattggtggtatgacttaaagattgctgtacaccagtagAACCCATCcatcttgaaggagctggagcagttttgccttgaagaatgggtaaAAATCCCAGAAGCTAAATCCcagtgccaagcttatagagacataccccaagagactttcagctgtaattgcagcaaaaggtgtctctacaaagtattgactttgggggggtgaatagttatgcatgctcaagttctgtttctttgtcttatttcttgtttgtttcactataaaaaatcaaaataaatgcaTCTTCAAAGTAGTAGGCATGttatgtaaatcaaatgatacaacccccccaaaaatctattttaattccaggttgtaaggcaacaaaataggaaaaatgccaagggggtgaatacttttgcaagccactctacaataggtcaacttttgtactatggggataGTAGATTGCCGTAGTCTAGTGCTTTTGCTTTATGTTGGTGGAGGAAAGTAAatatggacagttcttccaatatttgatttatttcacttttatttaaccaggtaggcaagttgagaacaagttctcatttacaattgcgacctggccaagataaagcaaagcagttcgacacatacaacaacagagttacacatggagtaaaataaACCTATACagaagaaaaataagtctatatacaatgtgagcaaatgaggtgagaagggaggtaaaggcaacaaaAAGGCCatggtaaatacaatatagcaagtaaaacactggaatggtagatttgcagtggaagaatgtgcaaggtaatgtcttcaatatgcacctcggaattggatgaCACGCGCAGTTTCATCctcaatgtgtctgtcttcacttgtagtctATGAGAAATACCCAATCACGTGGCGGAGAGCCATATGAGGTTCTTCAGAACTCCcagccgggagaagggaattCTAATTATGTTCAGCCCAAGGACAAATCGGCCACTGGCCGCAAAGGCGTGGATTGTTGTGTTAGGAGGGGTGTTACGGCCACTCAAAGGGATCCTGCCGgccttgtcaaattgtgaatgagagactgaagtGTGTACAAAAAAACTAAGCAGAGCTCAGGCCTTTCCTGCAAcgttttttcaaatcatcattagtcgcatcatgcagccttagaatgtattaacaATCTAAACGTAGCCCAACATTTGTTTTCGCAACAaaagttacataaataactctaaattaagtaCATGGGAGTACCTGTTTCTTTAACTGCTAAACtgagaatagccgcatgtgcgtactccctcaaattgtttggagaaaatatatatatttttaaatattcaCGTTCATTTGTAGTCTTCATACAATAAAATAATGCCACATAATtgtaagcaaatcttgtctgctaaatggacAACGCAcgatgctattctgttcttctgaaattgACTACATtctcttcatatcatgtttctttagacctatcTAAAATAATAATGGATTTATTCCATTTGTTTAAAAGTAATGTTCCAAAAGTCTGCATCAGTGGATGGTAGGCTgtgcgtggaagccaggagatgctaaatgtgtttttgttcatTAACGCTGAATTACGGTGAGGTCctcagttatttgcttgacaatcgcGGCTGAcaatttcatgaccgccacagccctaataTCAACACACCTTTGGGAATCTAGTTGGTTGGCTGACTTTGCTAGTCCAAGCTCACTGCCTCCTCTTTGTCCTCCTCTCTATCGTCCTCCTGTCTATTCTATAGGAGCTGCAGAATGGCGCCCCTGGTTCAGTGTGACTATTGCCCCCTGCTCTTCCACATGGACTGCCTGGACCCCCCACTTACTGCCATGCCCACAGGCAGGTGGATGTGCCCCAACCATATGGAGCACTTGGTGGTAAGAGGATCAGCTCCCCCCCTGCATCCTTATGCATggaactgtgtttgtgtttcGGCAGGCCTAAACAATAAGGATATGGTGATATTTAGACAGGAATGGCTCTGTCAATggaactgtgtttgtgtttcGGGAGGCCTAAACGATAAGGATATGGTGATATTTAGACAGGAATGGCTCTGTCAATggaactgtgtttgtgtttcGGCAGGCCTAAACAATAAGGATATGGTGATATTTAGACAGGAATGGCTCTGTCAATggaactgtgtttgtgtttcGGGAGGCCTAAACAATAAGGATATGGTGATATTTAGACAGGAATGGCTCTGTCAATggaactgtgtttgtgtttcGGGAGGCCTAAACAATAAGGATATGGTGATATTTAGACAGGAATGGCTCTGTCAATggaactgtgtttgtgtttcGGGAGGCCTAAACAATAAGGATATGGTGATATTTAGACAGGAATGGCTCTGTCAATggaactgtgtttgtgtttcGGGAGGCCTAAACAATAAGGATATGGTGATATTTAGACAGGAATGGCTCTGTCAATGGAATAGGGTTTGTAGTTCTTTGGGCGATATCAAGCTTCACCGATGATATATATTGACCGATGTGCTATATTGTGATATCTCTCAACCCTGGTATGTAGAAGTTGTTCCATTACTGACATAACCTGTTATCCAGCTGAGCTTTAGGGTCTGTAGACTTGTTACAATTGCATAGGGTGTCAAGCTAGCGGTTGATTCAGGGCTATACGTCGCTTTGTTCTTGACATggcctcctgtcctgttctccaGCTGAACCAGAGGAGCCTGTCCCTTACCAGCCGCTGCCAGCTCTTAGACCAGTTCCAGGATAGGATATCCCAGCATGCTGTCAAGGTGGGCTTCCTGCGACGGGTCCACCGACAGAATCCCCCTGTCCGCAGTGGTGTCCACCACAAGACGAAGGTGCTCAAGGTAGCTTATGCCCTCTGTCCCAGAGTAAAATATGTTACGAAATCGGTTTTTGCTAGTCTTCACTTTGAAATGGTGATGAAAAGACAGATTTTCAACAAAGTGTTGGTTTGTCAACTAAGCTACTTCAGCttcaccatatatatatatatatatatatatggtaataAAGGAAAAAATATATCCAAATATTTTTCCTCTTCAGAATTAGGAACCACAGTGGGAGTTCACTGCTCCTGTAAATGTGTTTGTCCCTCCAGGTGCCCGACGCTATTAAGTCCCAGTACAAGAACCCCCCTGCCATGTTGGCTCCTGCAGGGGTGCGTAACGGGGAGCTGATCTGTAATGGTGTCCCATCCCAGGACTGCTCCCCTCAGCATTTTACCAGCCAAGCGGAGCAACAGGAGGTAAGCatggcagaaacacacacacacacaagtatctGTCTACTACTCTGGGATTCAGTGGTTCCTTTGGGCTGTGCCTGAGAAACATCTAAAGTGCTTAAATAATAAACAAATCAATGGGATCTGGCCCAGCGAGGAGACAATGGTCCAGACATGATGGGGATTAACTGCCAATTATTTCATGTGTAATAactgtaaatgtatttatttgagtTACTGGACTGGTGAAGGTGCTTTTTCTTTTCACCAAACTGTTTTTTTCCCCTTTGTCATTCAGTGGCTTCGAGATGTCATCTCGCTGCAGTGCAGTATCATGCGACATTTATCTGGCAAGCAGAAGTCCTCGTCAGACTGGCACTCTGAACAGACAAACAGGGAACAGAAAGACATTAAGCTCCGTGTGGCCCTAGAGGAGAACAGCTCTCTGCCCCTTGCAGAAAGGACAGCTTCAGCCCTGCCTGCCCCCTGCTCTAAGCCCTGCAGTACATCTGATGGCCCCCAGGGGGCCCAGGTATTGAAGGGTCTCTCGCAAGGCCAGGAGAGCTGCAGCTGCCCGGTGAGGCCATGTCAGAACTGTCTGAAGTGCAGGAAACCCAACGGGCCCCTGACTGAGCAGCCTGTGCAAGCCAACGGACCAGTAGTGTGTAACGCTGCCTCTGACGCCTGCAAACAGACAGAGCTCCAGCTGCACAGACTCACCTCCCCAGCCCCACTCCCAACCTCTGCTCTGGGGATGCCAAAccacctgagaggaggggtggaggttaAAACTGAGAAGGGCAGCCACCTAGAGTCTTGCACCCAGAAAGGTTGTCCACCTTCTTTGATGTGTGCAGCCACAGGGCAGGACATAAAGAGCCAGGCCCACGGGACTCCTTCAGGCATGGCAGGGACTCAGGCTAACCCTCTGAGCTGCTGCAGTGAGCTGAAGCTCTGCCCCAGCCCCACCCCAGGTGTCCATGTCTTCACCCCACCCAGAGCCGTCAAAGACTCCAGCACAGCAAGACAGCCGACCACCACACCTCCCGGTTTCTCCCCAGGGACAGATCTTAAGGGCAGCTCCATGTTCCCCAGCTCTCTCTTCCCCTTAATAGCAGACCTGTCTGGTGGCATGAAGGCTGTGATGGAAGCGGATGGAGGTAAGTAGCTACCTCAACACCATTCTACCGGTACCACTGTTCATAATTAGGCCTCGGTGATGAGCACCTCTCTCTGTCCAGTTTAAAAATGGGTACTTTATTCAACAACAATAAAGTTAAAATATTGCATTATTGTTTTGGCCATGTTGATCTTCAAAAATAGTGATGATTAAATGGCCTGTAATGCTGCTGACAGATGATGGCTGTGATACAGGATTGCTTCACGTGAAGTCTATTATGATGTTGAAACATGCTGATGTTGTTCATACAGAGATCGAACTGAGTAAACTGGATGAGGAGTTGGTGAAACTCCTGGCCTGGCAGAGGATACAGCAGCTGTTCCCCCACAAAGCACCCCCAGTCCCCCAAGGCAGCGGTCTAGCTGCTTCCTCTCCTCCCACCGTCTCCCTCAAACCTCAATCTCCCGCGCCGTGCACAGAGGGTAAGCCCCCAGTCCCCCAAGGCAGCGGTCTTAACTGCTTCCCCCCCTCCCACTCCCGCGCCGTGCACAGAGGGTAAGCCCCCAGAACCGGACGTGCGGCAGTTTAATTTGTGCCATAGGAATGTTATAAAATGTCATTCCTCCATATTCTGTCCCCATCACAGAAGAACAGAAGGTGCAGGCGAGAGCAACGTTCTATCCACTCATGGGGAAGGGAGGAGCCATCAACATGTCTTATAGGACCCTGTACATAGGAGCTGGTAAGGACTGCCCATGCTGTTACAAAAGACTGATCTTTACTCAACATGGAACAAAGTCtcatcagtctttctctctctgacaaccCACTGTAGGTGCTGACATGGACGTGTGCCTTACAAACTATGGTCATTGTAATTATGTATCTGGAAAACACGCCTGCATCTTTTACGACGGGGTAGGTCGTCTGTCCTGTTCGAGACACAAAGCTTGACAAAAACATATTTTTCCCATTGCTATGACCTGATCTGTGAGTACTATTTGAAATAACGGTAGCACTACAGACATGACTGTTGGTTTGTACCTGTGTGTAGAACACCAAACACTACGAGCTGCTCAACTACAGTGAGCATGGGACCACGGTGGACAACGTGCTCTACTCCTGTGACTTCTCTGAGAAGACTTTGCCTAGCCCGGCCAGTGGCCTGGTGTCCAAGGTGCAGGGCATTGTCCgtaagtaacacacacacctcatcatatgtacacacacactagcaATTTAGCTGATTTTGAACCCCCCCATACCTCCTTTGCGCAACATGTGGGTGGGTGTACGCCCCATCACCTTCACCCTGTAgaggcttggtgtgtgtgtgtgtggtttgaccAGCCCTGTGTGTCTATAGGAGACTTGAGTGATGGTGCCCTCTTTCTTCAGGCCGCTGTAAgatgaggcagcagcagcaggaggaggggaCCGAGGCTGGGCACAGGACTGTTATGATGCCATTGGAGGGAATGATGAGCTGCCAGCCCCAGGGAGGACCCAGGCTCTCCTGCAACTGCAAAGCCAGCAGTTCCAGCCTGATCGGTGGCAGCGGGGCTGGCTGGGAGGGCACAGCGCTGCTCCACCATGGCAGCTACATCAAACTGGGCTGCATGCAGTTTGTCTTCAGCATTGTTGAGTTCGCCAGTAAGCAGCCTAAAGAAGAGGGATCCACTGGCACTGCCAATACCACCCCCAACCAAGAGGGGGCAGACAAACAGACTATCAAACTCCACCAATTGCAACTCTGTGCCAAAGCCCAAACTCTCCCTTTCTCATCTATTTCTAGTCAAACCTAAGGGGAGCAGGTTGTTACacaggaaaaatatatattttaatttattttgttTATACTTTTGCATGAAATTAAGTATCTCAAATCTGTTTATTTAGATTGACTTACTGAAGAGTATTTGTCACTTATGTTTGCCAGTCTAGTTCTacatgtatgtacagtaccagttaaaagtttggacacctcattacagggtttttctttatttgtactattttctacattgtaaagtaatagtgaagacatcaaaactatgaaataacacatggaatcatgtagtaaccaaaacaaatTCTTCaaagccatcctttgccttgatgacagctttgcacactcttggcattcttaaTTAAAAATTAAGTTGTAAAATTTCTTTCCAtctcaatgcgtttgagccaatcagttgtgttgtaacagggtaaagggggtatacagaagatagccctatttggtaaaagaccaagtccatattatggcaaaaacagctgaaataagcaaagagaaacgacagtccatcattattttaagacatgaaggtcagtcaatcctgaacatttcaagaactggcTCTCTagaggatcgccacaggaaaggaagacccagagttacctctgctgcagagggtaagttcattagagttaccagcctcagaaattgcagcccaattaAATGCTttggagttcaagtaacagactcatctcaacatcaactgttcagaggagattgcgtGAATCAGGCTTTTGTGGTTGAATTGCTgtgaagaaaccactactgaaggacaccaataaggagacttgcttgggccaagaaacattgCCATTAGACATTAGATCTGTTCTTTGGCCTGAGTTCAAAtttaagatttttggttccaaccgctgtgtctttatgAGAAGCAGAGCAGGTGAACGGAtgaactctgcatgtgtggtttccaccgagAAGCATGGAAGTGgtgtggtgctttgctggtgacactgtcagtgatttatttagaattcaaggcacacttaaccagcatggctaccacagcattcgacagcaatacgccatcccatctgatttgcgcttagtgggaccatttgtttttcaacaggacaatgaccaacacacctccaggctgtgtaagggctatttgaccaaggagagtgatggagtgctgcatgagatgacctagcctccacaatcacccaacctcaacccaattgagatgagttggcgcgcagagtgaaggaaaagcagccaacaagggctCAGCATATGTTGGACCTCCAGAACTGTTGTTtctccatgaagctggttgagagaatgccaagagcatgcaaagctgtcatcaagaccaatggtggctactttttgaagaatctaaaacatttttatttgtttaacaattattttggttactacttgattaCATATGTGtcacttcatagttttgatgtcttcactattctaaaatgtagaaaatagaaaaacaattaaaaacccttgaatgaataggtgtgtctaAACCTATGACTGGTACACTAACATTTTCTTATTTT containing:
- the LOC115136643 gene encoding PHD finger protein 12-like isoform X2 codes for the protein MWDKMETPTIVYDLDTSGGLMEQIQTLLAPPKSEDGEKRSRRSERDVRRKSRATNHDTCDSCHEGGDLLCCDHCPAAFHLQCCNPPLSEEMLPPGDWMCHRCNVRRKKREQKAERTNGLLERERLFSKRSSPAAELERGTTTITTTMLRLDRLPPGVGAAGPGLRVAAVHLERLDRLERRASSRPGTPTSNTSSTDTDTPSEEQNEVGKEMAKAEEVEVRGSESEQATTTPTSTPLLLKRPFQLLIAAAMEQNPSQFQLPNELACTTALPGSSKQRRKEELIMKTFRRPQHEMDPNGLVPLPVRVCFSCTRSCRMAPLVQCDYCPLLFHMDCLDPPLTAMPTGRWMCPNHMEHLVLNQRSLSLTSRCQLLDQFQDRISQHAVKVGFLRRVHRQNPPVRSGVHHKTKVLKVPDAIKSQYKNPPAMLAPAGVRNGELICNGVPSQDCSPQHFTSQAEQQEWLRDVISLQCSIMRHLSGKQKSSSDWHSEQTNREQKDIKLRVALEENSSLPLAERTASALPAPCSKPCSTSDGPQGAQVLKGLSQGQESCSCPVRPCQNCLKCRKPNGPLTEQPVQANGPVVCNAASDACKQTELQLHRLTSPAPLPTSALGMPNHLRGGVEVKTEKGSHLESCTQKGCPPSLMCAATGQDIKSQAHGTPSGMAGTQANPLSCCSELKLCPSPTPGVHVFTPPRAVKDSSTARQPTTTPPGFSPGTDLKGSSMFPSSLFPLIADLSGGMKAVMEADGEIELSKLDEELVKLLAWQRIQQLFPHKAPPVPQGSGLAASSPPTVSLKPQSPAPCTEGKPPVPQGSGLNCFPPSHSRAVHRGRTEGAGESNVLSTHGEGRSHQHVL
- the LOC115136643 gene encoding PHD finger protein 12-like isoform X1; this encodes MWDKMETPTIVYDLDTSGGLMEQIQTLLAPPKSEDGEKRSRRSERDVRRKSRATNHDTCDSCHEGGDLLCCDHCPAAFHLQCCNPPLSEEMLPPGDWMCHRCNVRRKKREQKAERTNGLLERERLFSKRSSPAAELERGTTTITTTMLRLDRLPPGVGAAGPGLRVAAVHLERLDRLERRASSRPGTPTSNTSSTDTDTPSEEQNEVGKEMAKAEEVEVRGSESEQATTTPTSTPLLLKRPFQLLIAAAMEQNPSQFQLPNELACTTALPGSSKQRRKEELIMKTFRRPQHEMDPNGLVPLPVRVCFSCTRSCRMAPLVQCDYCPLLFHMDCLDPPLTAMPTGRWMCPNHMEHLVLNQRSLSLTSRCQLLDQFQDRISQHAVKVGFLRRVHRQNPPVRSGVHHKTKVLKVPDAIKSQYKNPPAMLAPAGVRNGELICNGVPSQDCSPQHFTSQAEQQEWLRDVISLQCSIMRHLSGKQKSSSDWHSEQTNREQKDIKLRVALEENSSLPLAERTASALPAPCSKPCSTSDGPQGAQVLKGLSQGQESCSCPVRPCQNCLKCRKPNGPLTEQPVQANGPVVCNAASDACKQTELQLHRLTSPAPLPTSALGMPNHLRGGVEVKTEKGSHLESCTQKGCPPSLMCAATGQDIKSQAHGTPSGMAGTQANPLSCCSELKLCPSPTPGVHVFTPPRAVKDSSTARQPTTTPPGFSPGTDLKGSSMFPSSLFPLIADLSGGMKAVMEADGEIELSKLDEELVKLLAWQRIQQLFPHKAPPVPQGSGLAASSPPTVSLKPQSPAPCTEEEQKVQARATFYPLMGKGGAINMSYRTLYIGAGADMDVCLTNYGHCNYVSGKHACIFYDGNTKHYELLNYSEHGTTVDNVLYSCDFSEKTLPSPASGLVSKVQGIVRRCKMRQQQQEEGTEAGHRTVMMPLEGMMSCQPQGGPRLSCNCKASSSSLIGGSGAGWEGTALLHHGSYIKLGCMQFVFSIVEFASKQPKEEGSTGTANTTPNQEGADKQTIKLHQLQLCAKAQTLPFSSISSQT